Proteins from one Nicotiana tabacum cultivar K326 chromosome 23, ASM71507v2, whole genome shotgun sequence genomic window:
- the LOC142177239 gene encoding uncharacterized protein LOC142177239: protein MGLNMAINLNVNELLVMGDSDLLIRQAQGDWETRDIKLIPYRQCVEDLSKRFKSIEFRYIPRFHNELADALATLASMLPYPGNTHIDPLEIQIRDQHGYCNTIEPEPDGEPWYRDIKQFLKTREYLEHANRDQKRTVRRLSNGFFLSGEILYKRTPDLNLLRCVDAKEAEMIMNEVHSGVCGPHMNGYVLAKKILRAGYYWLTMERDCSRFVCKCHQCQIHRYRTTVCTSVGATPYLLVYGTEAVIPAEIEIPSLRIIVEAGIEDTEWVKSRLEQLNLNDEKRWAAEEAKGKFAPNWQGSYLVKKVLSKGALHLADIEGKVTGISVNADAVKRYYV, encoded by the exons atgggtcTGAACATGGCAATAAACCTAAATGTGAATGAATTGTTGgtgatgggagattcagatttgcttattcGGCAGGCTCAAGGTgattgggagactcgagacatcaagctcattccatatagacaatgtgtggaggatcttagcaaaaggttcaagtccatcgaattcaggtacattcccaggtttcacaatgaattagctgatgccttggccaccctggcctcaatgcttccatatccgggtaatactcacattgacccattagaaattcaaattcgggatcaacatggttattgcaatacaattgaaccagaaccagatggtgaaccatggtatcgtGATATTAAACAGTTTttgaaaacaagagaatatctGGAACATGCTaatagggatcaaaagagaactgtTAGGCGACTCTCtaatggtttctttttgagtggggaaatcctatacaaaagaactccggatttgaatttgttgagatgtgtGGATGCCAAAGAAGCTGAAATGATTATGAATGAGGTGCATTCAGGAGtttgtggtccgcacatgaatggatatgttctagcaaagaaaatccttcgggcaggatattattggcttactatggaacgAGATTGCTCTCGTTTTGTTTGCAAGTGCCACCAGTGTCAGATTCACA GATACCGGACAACTGTCTGTACATCAGTTGGCGCAACAccctacttattggtttatggaactgaagcGGTCATACCTGCTGAAATTGAGATTCCCTCTctccgaatcattgttgaagcagGGATTGAGGACACTGAATGGGTGAAGtcccgattggaacagttgaatttGAATGATGAAAAGCGTTGGGCGGCA gaagaagcaaaaggaaagttcgccccaaattggcaaggttcTTACCTCGTCAAGAAAGTATTGTCAAAAGGAGCTCTACACTTGGCAGATATAGAAGGAAAGGTGACTGGTATATCCGtcaatgcagatgcggtcaagagatactatgtctga